One part of the Candidatus Bathyarchaeota archaeon genome encodes these proteins:
- a CDS encoding ABC transporter ATP-binding protein — MTTQPAIQTQNLTKIYKEGKIKAVDNLNLKIQKGEIYALIGGNGSGKTTTINMLTGSLYPTTGQIHVLDLPIPKQRRAAAAQIGVAPQEYALYSDLSVEENIWFFAQLNNMKHTEFDKRLDELLPILKLDERRKTVVSNLSGGMKRRTSIACALVHQPKIVFFDEATVGIDPVLRAFFWDYFRSLAKEGLTIVLTSHVMDEAERADRIGLMRGGKLIEEGSPAEIKRAYKAGSIEDVFIKLSVEAALDE; from the coding sequence ATGACAACACAACCCGCCATCCAAACCCAAAACCTCACAAAAATATACAAAGAAGGCAAAATCAAAGCCGTCGACAACCTCAACCTAAAAATCCAAAAAGGAGAAATCTACGCCCTCATCGGCGGCAACGGCTCGGGCAAAACCACCACCATCAACATGCTAACAGGCTCACTGTACCCCACCACAGGCCAAATCCACGTGCTAGACCTACCAATCCCCAAACAGCGCCGAGCAGCCGCAGCCCAAATCGGCGTCGCCCCCCAAGAATACGCACTCTACAGCGACCTCTCAGTTGAAGAAAACATCTGGTTCTTCGCCCAACTCAACAACATGAAACACACAGAATTCGATAAGCGACTCGACGAGTTGCTGCCCATACTTAAGCTGGACGAACGGCGAAAAACCGTGGTTTCCAACCTCTCCGGCGGCATGAAGCGGCGAACCAGCATCGCCTGTGCTTTGGTGCATCAACCAAAAATCGTGTTTTTCGATGAAGCCACCGTGGGCATCGATCCGGTGCTCCGAGCTTTCTTCTGGGATTATTTCCGTTCGCTGGCAAAAGAGGGCTTAACGATTGTTCTCACCTCGCATGTGATGGATGAGGCAGAGCGCGCGGATAGGATTGGTTTGATGCGGGGCGGCAAACTCATCGAGGAGGGGTCGCCTGCGGAGATCAAACGAGCCTATAAGGCAGGCTCCATCGAGGATGTTTTCATTAAACTCAGCGTGGAGGCGGCTTTAGATGAGTAA
- a CDS encoding ABC transporter permease gives MSKQGFSFSRVGAVAWRVMKQITRDRRTLGMIIMMPAIIMLIFGFALGGEVKNVPVVVDNQDAGYSVTGASSDVSVFFGGNITQALQSDDRVKVTQCSFEEGRCGVDNGTCFAALEIPANFSEVLFKRSLGAAATQLANIQVVINTTANASSSQPAQISIPASLTEALTAIEEDQNATLILYIDGTKPLNQASVLAAVQNALQTSFGATSVELDKEYAFGNLEFSGLDVSIPSVIAFVLTFLVLLISLIIITRESTSGVLARLYATPLSAIERLLGYSAGLLVLGIVMAGVILGIGVGVFGAAVQGNLALLFSAMVLYALAHIFMAVFLSNFAKNELQAVQMAPLIALPSMALSGMLIPINAFPEWVQTISKFVPMYYGNQIFEGIMLKGYGIVELGLDFAVIGGIAALFFALAVMTVKDRIPS, from the coding sequence ATGAGTAAGCAGGGCTTCTCTTTTAGCCGTGTGGGAGCTGTGGCGTGGCGGGTTATGAAGCAGATTACCCGGGACCGACGCACTCTGGGGATGATTATTATGATGCCGGCGATAATCATGCTTATCTTTGGGTTTGCTTTGGGCGGCGAAGTTAAAAATGTCCCCGTAGTCGTTGACAACCAAGACGCAGGCTACAGCGTCACTGGCGCCTCAAGTGATGTCTCGGTGTTTTTTGGCGGCAACATCACCCAGGCCCTGCAAAGCGACGATAGGGTTAAAGTTACCCAGTGCAGCTTCGAAGAGGGCAGATGCGGCGTAGACAACGGAACATGCTTTGCAGCCCTTGAAATACCTGCGAATTTCTCTGAGGTTCTCTTTAAAAGAAGTTTAGGAGCCGCGGCAACTCAGCTTGCCAACATACAAGTTGTTATCAACACAACCGCCAACGCCAGCAGCAGTCAACCAGCCCAGATAAGTATTCCTGCAAGCCTCACTGAAGCATTAACTGCAATCGAAGAAGACCAAAACGCCACCCTTATCCTCTACATCGATGGAACCAAGCCCCTCAACCAAGCCAGCGTTTTAGCAGCGGTTCAGAATGCCCTGCAGACATCGTTTGGGGCAACCAGCGTTGAACTAGATAAGGAATATGCGTTTGGCAACCTGGAGTTTTCGGGGCTGGATGTTAGCATTCCCTCGGTTATCGCGTTTGTGCTGACTTTTCTTGTGCTGCTTATCTCACTGATAATCATCACCCGCGAATCCACCTCGGGCGTGCTGGCGCGTCTCTATGCGACGCCACTGTCAGCTATCGAGCGGCTGCTGGGCTACTCCGCGGGTCTTCTGGTGCTCGGCATCGTTATGGCAGGGGTAATCTTAGGCATCGGAGTGGGCGTATTTGGCGCGGCGGTGCAGGGTAACCTCGCACTGCTGTTCTCCGCCATGGTGCTCTATGCATTGGCGCATATTTTCATGGCGGTGTTCCTGTCCAACTTCGCCAAAAACGAGTTGCAAGCCGTCCAGATGGCGCCGCTCATAGCGTTGCCCAGCATGGCCTTAAGCGGCATGCTCATCCCCATAAACGCTTTTCCCGAGTGGGTACAGACCATCAGCAAATTTGTACCCATGTACTATGGCAACCAAATCTTCGAGGGCATCATGCTCAAAGGCTATGGCATCGTGGAGTTAGGCCTTGATTTCGCAGTTATCGGCGGCATCGCGGCGCTGTTCTTTGCGTTGGCGGTTATGACGGTTAAAGATAGAATCCCCAGTTAA
- a CDS encoding VOC family protein — translation MDHTVIHFEIPANDVEKLKKFYSGLFDWKIEKTPIMEYYGITTVPSDEKGNLLRPGVNGGMYKKEQPQQQPVNYINVESVDEYSKKVVALGGQIVAPKMEIPQMGWFALAKDPEGNVFGIFESVPLQA, via the coding sequence GTGGATCATACAGTCATACATTTTGAAATCCCCGCAAACGATGTGGAGAAACTCAAGAAATTTTACTCGGGCCTTTTTGATTGGAAAATCGAGAAAACCCCCATCATGGAGTACTATGGCATCACAACCGTACCCAGTGATGAGAAAGGTAACCTTCTGAGGCCCGGTGTAAATGGCGGCATGTACAAAAAAGAGCAGCCCCAGCAGCAACCCGTTAACTACATCAACGTGGAATCGGTTGATGAGTACAGCAAAAAAGTAGTTGCCTTGGGAGGTCAAATAGTTGCTCCAAAAATGGAGATTCCCCAGATGGGTTGGTTTGCGTTAGCCAAGGACCCTGAAGGCAACGTGTTTGGGATTTTTGAATCGGTTCCCCTCCAGGCTTAA
- a CDS encoding ATP-binding protein: MSLFDLKPKESPKELFGREQELSDLIRLIEAKRWVALKGPRMVGKTSLLKAAAPTLTRRNIKVIYVNLWGAKGTDDFLKALARAINEEKSIINKIKNITLEGATVGSNGISITLSKKPMGTAWDLLDALGRQKEPYAIELDEVQELAAISGRLLRILANLFNTHSNLTFVFTGSMFGLMKTLLEPNSASPLYGRSPAIIEVNPFKEEQSKKFLGKGFLQCSMEVSSKKINDAVERLDGIPGWLTLYGNKVCVQRLSHERALEETVKEASQIVADELEHFLRNRDRSAYLAALRQASVPSSWTEIKRSVSFAKDTIVNDVTVDRIIKNLQAGMLLQQSKGRYFVGDPMLRSFVLR; encoded by the coding sequence ATGTCATTGTTTGATCTCAAACCCAAAGAGTCACCCAAAGAACTCTTCGGTCGCGAACAAGAACTATCAGACCTCATTCGGTTAATAGAAGCAAAACGCTGGGTTGCCCTCAAAGGACCCCGAATGGTAGGCAAAACAAGCCTTCTAAAAGCGGCTGCTCCAACCCTGACACGTCGAAACATTAAAGTCATATACGTTAACCTCTGGGGTGCGAAGGGAACAGACGATTTTCTAAAAGCGTTAGCCAGAGCAATCAACGAAGAAAAAAGTATCATAAACAAAATCAAGAACATAACACTCGAAGGCGCGACAGTCGGTTCCAACGGCATAAGTATTACTCTCTCTAAAAAGCCGATGGGAACCGCATGGGATTTACTTGATGCACTGGGAAGACAAAAGGAGCCTTATGCAATTGAACTCGATGAGGTACAGGAACTCGCAGCCATTTCAGGGCGTTTGTTAAGAATTTTGGCAAATCTATTTAACACCCACAGCAACTTGACCTTCGTTTTTACGGGATCTATGTTTGGTCTAATGAAAACACTTTTAGAGCCCAACTCCGCTTCACCCCTCTATGGGCGCTCACCTGCCATTATTGAAGTGAATCCATTCAAGGAGGAGCAATCTAAAAAGTTTCTTGGGAAGGGTTTCTTACAATGCAGTATGGAGGTTTCCAGCAAGAAGATAAACGATGCGGTTGAACGTTTGGACGGTATCCCCGGTTGGCTAACATTATATGGAAACAAAGTTTGTGTGCAACGTCTTTCACATGAACGCGCCCTTGAAGAAACTGTGAAAGAAGCCTCGCAAATCGTAGCGGATGAACTTGAACATTTCTTACGTAACCGGGACCGTTCAGCGTATCTTGCAGCGCTTAGACAGGCTTCTGTCCCTTCTAGTTGGACGGAAATTAAAAGGTCGGTATCGTTTGCTAAGGATACGATTGTTAATGATGTTACTGTGGATAGGATAATTAAGAATCTTCAGGCAGGTATGCTGCTTCAGCAGAGCAAGGGGCGTTATTTTGTTGGGGATCCGATGTTGCGGTCCTTTGTTCTTCGATAA
- the acsC gene encoding acetyl-CoA decarbonylase/synthase complex subunit gamma: MAETKKGGLKELSPIAIYKNLPKTNCKECGQDNCMAFATKIVNREVELEACKPLLKPEFAKQYATLKEMLKPAVKEVTVGVGEKAKKIGGKLVMYRHEFTYKNPTAIAIDVTDEMPESEVVARVQKTENFSYEYIGNTLKLDMIAVRCTSEDADKFKACVKKVSETTKLPMILCALNPQVMEAGIMAAPKARPLLYAATTANWKEMAELAIMYDAPLVASAPNDLNALASLAKTLQSYGVKDIVLDPGTFASEGLQDTLNNFTMLRRAATKAGDELAGLPLLGIPMVAWANKGETADDLIKWRESYIASMLIVRYTDAIILHGNDGWSLLPIAVLRQNIYTDPRKPVAVAPGLKVFGTPDENSPVMFTSNFALTYYTVASDIESSKTNAYLIVVDAEGSAIDSGVAGRKLTAEKIADAIKLSGIEGKVKHRKIISPGKASRISGEIEELSGWKVLVGPRDSSEIPKYIIDKWQP; this comes from the coding sequence ATGGCAGAAACCAAAAAAGGCGGATTAAAAGAACTTAGCCCAATCGCAATCTACAAGAACTTACCGAAAACTAACTGCAAAGAATGCGGCCAAGACAACTGCATGGCATTCGCCACAAAGATTGTTAACCGCGAAGTCGAACTCGAAGCTTGCAAACCTCTGCTTAAACCCGAATTTGCAAAGCAGTATGCTACACTTAAAGAAATGCTTAAGCCAGCGGTAAAAGAAGTCACTGTCGGTGTCGGCGAGAAAGCCAAGAAAATCGGTGGCAAACTCGTCATGTACCGCCATGAATTCACCTACAAGAACCCAACGGCCATAGCCATTGACGTAACCGACGAAATGCCCGAAAGCGAAGTTGTCGCTCGGGTTCAGAAAACCGAGAACTTCAGCTACGAATACATCGGCAACACCCTTAAACTCGACATGATCGCCGTCCGCTGCACAAGCGAGGACGCAGACAAATTCAAGGCATGCGTCAAGAAAGTCTCCGAAACCACCAAGCTTCCCATGATCCTCTGCGCCTTAAACCCACAGGTCATGGAGGCAGGCATCATGGCTGCACCTAAAGCGCGCCCACTACTCTACGCAGCAACCACCGCAAACTGGAAAGAAATGGCAGAACTCGCAATCATGTACGATGCACCCCTAGTTGCATCAGCACCAAACGACCTCAACGCGCTGGCTTCCCTGGCAAAGACCCTGCAGAGCTACGGCGTAAAAGACATCGTTCTTGACCCCGGCACCTTCGCCAGCGAAGGCTTACAGGATACACTAAACAACTTTACCATGCTACGGCGAGCAGCCACAAAAGCAGGCGACGAACTCGCAGGCCTACCCTTGCTCGGCATACCGATGGTTGCTTGGGCAAACAAGGGCGAAACCGCAGACGACCTCATCAAATGGCGCGAATCCTACATCGCCTCCATGCTGATTGTCCGCTACACAGACGCAATCATCCTCCACGGTAACGACGGTTGGAGTCTACTGCCTATCGCTGTACTACGCCAAAACATCTACACTGACCCACGTAAACCAGTCGCAGTTGCACCAGGCCTCAAAGTCTTCGGCACCCCCGACGAGAACAGCCCAGTCATGTTCACCAGCAACTTCGCCTTAACCTACTACACCGTCGCCTCAGACATCGAATCAAGCAAAACCAACGCTTACCTAATCGTCGTCGACGCAGAAGGCAGCGCCATCGACAGCGGCGTTGCAGGACGCAAACTCACCGCAGAGAAAATCGCAGACGCCATCAAGCTAAGCGGCATCGAAGGCAAAGTTAAGCACCGCAAAATCATCAGCCCAGGCAAAGCCTCACGTATCAGCGGCGAAATCGAAGAACTATCTGGCTGGAAAGTGCTGGTTGGTCCACGCGACAGCAGCGAAATCCCCAAGTACATCATCGATAAATGGCAACCATAA
- the cdhD gene encoding CO dehydrogenase/acetyl-CoA synthase subunit delta encodes MQLTDDLLAALAKFKQIELEDFQLEAKELQILFEPGMAATVLPKLKLPAGVAAGKPTSLLQQSFMPPVEKYPNQIATVKLGATKSEGGTRGKTLTIGGELSPAFYSFENPTPHKPIITLDVFDMEVPLSKAVKMHVKDVVGDPAAWAKLAVEKFGADMVTMHLISVDPLLKDATPKDACKTIEKVLQAVDVPLVIGGCGDPVKDTALFEEVCAQFPGERFLISSVTRDMDVEKCVKFIKPAGHAVLAFTPMDLNFARELNRHLFDYLKREDIIMDLTTAALGYGLDYAFTNMERARIGGLMGDLELAQPMSSGTTNAWAAREAWLKMSADWEPRELRGPLWEVTTALTLLTAGVDMFMMMHPAAVKTLKDVTNYLTANKKADPAKFLDWVKVKA; translated from the coding sequence CTGCAGCTAACAGACGACCTCCTAGCCGCGCTTGCAAAATTCAAGCAAATCGAGCTGGAGGACTTCCAGCTTGAAGCTAAGGAGCTGCAGATACTCTTTGAGCCCGGCATGGCGGCAACCGTCCTGCCAAAACTCAAGCTCCCAGCCGGCGTCGCAGCAGGCAAACCAACCAGCCTCCTACAGCAATCATTCATGCCACCAGTCGAAAAGTACCCCAACCAAATCGCAACAGTCAAACTAGGCGCAACCAAGAGCGAAGGCGGCACACGCGGCAAAACCCTTACCATAGGCGGAGAACTTTCTCCTGCCTTCTACAGCTTTGAGAATCCAACGCCCCACAAGCCAATCATCACCTTAGACGTTTTCGACATGGAAGTTCCCCTGTCCAAGGCCGTGAAGATGCATGTTAAAGACGTCGTCGGCGACCCCGCGGCATGGGCAAAGCTTGCAGTTGAAAAGTTCGGCGCAGACATGGTTACAATGCACCTTATCAGCGTTGACCCCCTGCTAAAGGACGCAACACCCAAAGACGCATGCAAAACCATAGAGAAGGTTCTGCAGGCAGTCGATGTGCCCCTCGTTATCGGCGGATGCGGTGACCCAGTTAAAGACACTGCACTCTTCGAAGAGGTATGCGCACAGTTCCCCGGTGAACGTTTCCTCATCAGCTCCGTTACACGCGATATGGACGTAGAAAAATGCGTTAAATTCATCAAGCCCGCAGGCCACGCAGTCCTCGCCTTCACACCCATGGACCTTAACTTTGCACGTGAACTAAACAGGCACCTCTTCGACTACCTTAAACGCGAAGACATCATTATGGACTTGACAACCGCAGCCCTCGGCTACGGCTTAGACTACGCATTCACCAACATGGAACGCGCACGCATCGGCGGATTAATGGGCGACTTAGAGTTAGCTCAACCAATGTCCTCTGGAACAACCAACGCGTGGGCAGCCCGTGAAGCATGGCTGAAGATGTCAGCTGACTGGGAACCCCGTGAACTCAGAGGTCCACTTTGGGAAGTCACAACCGCTCTCACTCTGCTAACCGCAGGCGTCGACATGTTCATGATGATGCATCCCGCAGCCGTAAAAACCCTCAAGGACGTAACTAACTACTTGACAGCTAACAAGAAAGCTGACCCGGCAAAATTCCTCGACTGGGTCAAGGTGAAAGCTTAA
- the cdhC gene encoding CO dehydrogenase/CO-methylating acetyl-CoA synthase complex subunit beta, which translates to MFKDIPVEVGVIYEGERIRRNDMQVELGGPTVKQKFELAKVKPMNEIEDGKITIIGPDLKDLKEGGAFPFGILIEAAGEKLDAGLEGVLERRIHGYLNYIEGFMHLNQRYDIWIRIGKKSFQKGLNSFEPIGKVIYRLFKSELPIVEKLQVTFITDPAKLDEMTPAAIQAYEARDSKARGLKDSEVSEFYGCALCQSFAPSHVCVITPQRYSNCGAISWFDGKASASIDPKGPVFAIPRGEMLNEEKGEFSGVNEAAKKRSMGEVSKVWLYTAFDHPHTSCGCFEAVTFYVPEVDGLAVVQRNFKGATVNGLPFSTIADSAAGGRQIDGFHGMSIEYMRSSKFFAADGGWNRIVWVPKEVKEKVKDFIPADVVDKIATEEDAKNVDELKAFLKAKNHPVVARWETEAPAAEETAAVTVNEEAAGTMMPVATAGSLPIMAGGFKIILKDAKIYANKVIIQTVKDEKKA; encoded by the coding sequence ATGTTTAAAGATATCCCTGTAGAAGTCGGCGTAATCTACGAAGGCGAACGTATCCGAAGAAACGACATGCAAGTCGAACTCGGCGGACCAACAGTCAAACAAAAGTTTGAACTGGCAAAAGTAAAACCCATGAACGAGATCGAAGATGGCAAAATTACCATCATCGGTCCAGACTTAAAAGACCTAAAGGAAGGCGGCGCTTTCCCCTTCGGTATCCTTATCGAAGCGGCAGGCGAGAAACTCGATGCAGGCCTTGAAGGTGTCCTTGAAAGGCGCATTCACGGTTACCTCAACTACATCGAGGGCTTCATGCACCTAAACCAGCGCTATGATATCTGGATACGCATCGGCAAGAAATCCTTCCAGAAAGGCCTCAACAGCTTTGAGCCAATCGGCAAAGTTATCTATCGCCTATTCAAGAGCGAATTGCCAATCGTCGAGAAACTACAGGTTACCTTCATCACAGACCCCGCTAAACTAGACGAAATGACCCCTGCAGCAATCCAAGCCTACGAGGCACGCGACTCCAAAGCCCGTGGACTCAAAGACTCCGAAGTCTCTGAATTCTACGGCTGCGCTTTGTGCCAATCATTCGCGCCAAGCCACGTCTGCGTCATCACACCCCAAAGATACAGCAACTGCGGCGCCATCAGCTGGTTCGACGGTAAAGCCTCCGCAAGCATCGACCCCAAGGGCCCAGTCTTCGCGATTCCAAGAGGCGAAATGCTCAACGAAGAAAAAGGTGAATTCAGCGGCGTCAACGAAGCAGCAAAGAAACGCAGCATGGGCGAAGTCAGCAAAGTCTGGCTCTATACAGCCTTTGATCATCCACACACAAGCTGCGGATGCTTCGAAGCAGTAACTTTCTATGTTCCAGAAGTCGACGGCTTAGCAGTCGTGCAACGCAACTTCAAGGGCGCAACCGTGAACGGCTTACCCTTCAGCACCATCGCAGACTCCGCGGCAGGCGGCAGACAAATCGACGGCTTCCACGGCATGTCCATCGAATACATGCGAAGCAGCAAATTCTTCGCAGCAGACGGTGGCTGGAACCGAATCGTTTGGGTACCTAAAGAAGTCAAAGAGAAAGTCAAAGACTTCATCCCAGCAGACGTCGTCGACAAAATCGCCACCGAAGAGGATGCAAAGAACGTTGACGAACTCAAGGCGTTCCTGAAGGCAAAGAACCACCCGGTCGTTGCAAGATGGGAAACAGAAGCCCCAGCAGCAGAAGAAACAGCAGCGGTCACCGTTAATGAGGAAGCAGCAGGCACCATGATGCCAGTTGCCACAGCTGGATCCCTGCCAATTATGGCCGGCGGATTCAAAATCATCCTCAAAGACGCCAAGATCTACGCCAACAAAGTCATCATCCAAACCGTCAAGGACGAAAAGAAAGCATAG
- the cdhB gene encoding CO dehydrogenase/acetyl-CoA synthase complex subunit epsilon, whose amino-acid sequence MSCEPWQCAEIAATKKANPIQKPEIAVAMIKRAQRPLLIVGSNVTERWMEGKQAIEYIIDLAKASKVPVVATAHMVGEFIKRGYTPAAFWNAMEISQRVGDPTWMGLDGKGHPDLVMYVGMPYYMEALILAGLKHFAPDLKTMTLDNMYHVHASWSFPNATLEEWAVNLKVMTSKFSDGGN is encoded by the coding sequence ATGTCCTGTGAACCATGGCAATGTGCAGAAATCGCAGCAACTAAAAAAGCAAACCCAATCCAAAAACCCGAGATAGCCGTAGCAATGATCAAAAGAGCCCAACGCCCCCTCCTAATTGTGGGCAGCAACGTCACTGAACGTTGGATGGAAGGCAAACAAGCAATCGAATACATCATCGACCTCGCAAAAGCAAGCAAAGTTCCAGTCGTCGCCACCGCTCACATGGTCGGCGAATTCATCAAACGCGGCTACACACCCGCGGCATTCTGGAACGCAATGGAAATCAGCCAACGCGTCGGTGACCCAACTTGGATGGGACTGGACGGTAAAGGCCACCCAGACCTAGTCATGTACGTAGGTATGCCCTACTACATGGAAGCACTCATCTTGGCGGGTCTCAAACACTTTGCACCGGACCTCAAAACCATGACTCTTGACAACATGTATCATGTGCATGCAAGCTGGTCTTTCCCCAATGCAACCCTTGAAGAGTGGGCTGTAAACCTCAAAGTAATGACCTCAAAATTTAGTGATGGAGGAAATTAG